A single window of Anomaloglossus baeobatrachus isolate aAnoBae1 chromosome 5, aAnoBae1.hap1, whole genome shotgun sequence DNA harbors:
- the LOC142310575 gene encoding uncharacterized protein LOC142310575, protein MPSSSSQGRKRRYVYYEQISFLAPILEVTQTEDNLDESDDEPTAGPSATATSASEQEPAREDIEIPETQQDAATESHEGGTESAQTNTQGSSTQQTTTPATQSTQTNVLPRFAPQPLRARRIRRPEEMRSLPEIIDTRIIHIMNTLIPETDAERFCRSLSTSLTKIPSDRQERVRAAMLTLLSASQAEQEPVRVYEAIENWRTIMQQHTVPNTTDNQNTISTQTTMATVIVNNPLLQQSGQPSMASSTLFPTPIRQGYVATNTGALSTVQSATSQQPLNYMNLQPTQTTSYFTQPTNIGGLPNLFPGSTYPQSFMMPHYPISTMLPTPHLQTSVNYPQGQQHTHTQYPVTHVDPQVYSTTAQRC, encoded by the exons atgccatcctcatccagccaaggccgcaaacgcagatatgtctactatgaacaaataagcttcctagcacccatcttagaagttacaca aacggaggataatcttgacgaatctgatgatgaaccaacagcaggtccctctgctacagccacctcagcatcagaacaagaacctgccagagaagacattgaaattcctgagactcaacaagatgcagcaactgaatcacatgagggtgggacagagagtgcacaaaccaacacccaaggctcatcaacgcaacaaacaaccacaccagctacacaatcaacacaaacaaatgtacttccacgttttgcaccacaacctctacgtgcaagaagaatccgcagacctgaggaaatgagatccttaccggaaataattgacacacgcattattcacataatgaacactttaattccagaaacagatgccgagcgtttttgtcgctctttatcaactagcttaaccaaaattccttcagatagacaggaacgtgtaagagctgctatgctgaccctactgtcagctagtcaggcagaacaggaaccagtgagagtgtatgaggccatagaaaattggcgtaccattatgcaacaacatacagtcccaaacacaacagacaatcaaaacacaatttcaacacaaacaacaatggcaactgtaatagtcaataatccactattacaacaatctggacaaccttcaatggcttcaagtacgttattcccaacaccaattagacaagggtatgttgcaaccaatactggtgccttaagcacagtacaaagtgctacctctcagcaacccttgaactatatgaatttacaaccaactcaaactactagttactttactcaacccacaaatattggtggtttacctaatttgtttccaggttcaacatacccacaatcattcatgatgcctcattatccaatctcaactatgttacctacaccacacttacaaacatcagtcaactatcctcaaggtcaacaacatacacacacacaatacccagttacccatgtagatccacaggtctactcaaccacag CTCAGAGATGTTGA